The proteins below come from a single Campylobacter sp. CCUG 57310 genomic window:
- a CDS encoding outer membrane protein assembly factor BamD, with the protein MKFVTKILYATIFIFLLSGCAEKYSELYNLTPEEWYSQIIADIKDRDLESADKHYTSMSSEHVASPLLEQILLILSQAHANEEEYLLANFYLDEYIKRYGDNGPKTEFAHYLKIKANFDSFSQPNRNQKLMQDSINEIEKFLYIYPNTKYRPLIETMLTKFQLAIFYLDEQIADLYERTGRSESAEIYKKKVENSPLNDAKLIKPQLPWYRKIFE; encoded by the coding sequence ATGAAATTTGTCACTAAAATATTATATGCGACGATCTTTATTTTTTTACTAAGCGGTTGTGCCGAAAAATACAGCGAGCTTTATAATTTAACTCCAGAAGAATGGTACTCTCAAATCATTGCCGATATAAAAGATCGCGACTTGGAAAGTGCCGATAAACACTATACTTCAATGTCAAGCGAACACGTAGCAAGCCCGCTTTTAGAGCAAATTTTGCTTATCCTTTCTCAGGCTCACGCAAACGAAGAGGAGTATTTGCTGGCAAATTTCTATCTTGATGAGTATATTAAGAGATACGGCGACAACGGACCTAAGACCGAATTTGCCCACTATCTTAAGATAAAGGCGAATTTCGACTCGTTTTCTCAACCAAATCGCAATCAAAAGCTTATGCAAGACAGTATTAACGAGATAGAAAAATTTCTTTACATCTATCCAAATACCAAATATCGACCGCTTATAGAGACGATGCTTACGAAATTTCAGCTTGCGATATTTTATCTTGACGAGCAGATTGCAGATTTGTACGAGCGAACAGGCAGAAGCGAATCTGCTGAAATTTATAAGAAAAAGGTTGAAAATTCGCCGTTAAATGACGCCAAGCTTATTAAGCCTCAGCTTCCTTGGTATAGAAAAATTTTTGAGTAG
- the fliW gene encoding flagellar assembly protein FliW, translating to MVFEVKSPILGFEHIKSMELIELDKFFVKLKSKDDETSFTMINPYALRNYEFEIPTYYQELMDINDNSELRVYNIMIVSVPIETSTVNFMAPIVCNMTNMTLSQVVLDVYNYPNYKQAEKISDFIQK from the coding sequence ATGGTATTTGAGGTTAAAAGTCCTATTTTAGGCTTTGAGCACATTAAAAGCATGGAGCTTATAGAGCTTGACAAATTTTTTGTAAAACTTAAAAGCAAAGATGATGAAACATCTTTTACAATGATAAATCCATATGCTTTAAGAAATTACGAATTTGAGATACCGACATACTATCAAGAACTCATGGATATAAATGATAATAGTGAGTTAAGAGTATATAACATAATGATTGTAAGCGTTCCGATAGAAACTTCAACCGTAAATTTTATGGCTCCTATCGTGTGCAATATGACAAATATGACGTTATCTCAAGTGGTTTTGGACGTATATAACTATCCTAACTATAAACAAGCTGAGAAAATTTCAGATTTTATACAAAAATAA